A single window of Sulfurovum sp. UBA12169 DNA harbors:
- the mscL gene encoding large conductance mechanosensitive channel protein MscL, with protein MFQEFKKFLIQGNMVDMAIGFMFGGAFATVVKSMVDNVIMPPVGMLMGKVDFSQLFIALDGKEYATIEALDKAGAPAIKFGIFINDIISFVILGFVVFMFIKAYNKLKEPPVEAALQAPAQEVLLTEIRDLLKK; from the coding sequence ATGTTTCAAGAGTTCAAAAAGTTTCTTATTCAGGGAAATATGGTTGATATGGCGATCGGGTTTATGTTCGGGGGCGCGTTTGCCACAGTAGTCAAATCGATGGTGGATAATGTTATTATGCCTCCGGTGGGCATGCTGATGGGTAAAGTAGATTTTTCCCAACTGTTTATTGCGCTGGACGGTAAAGAATATGCTACGATAGAGGCTTTGGATAAAGCGGGAGCTCCGGCTATCAAATTTGGTATATTTATTAATGATATTATTTCGTTTGTGATTCTTGGATTTGTTGTCTTTATGTTTATTAAGGCATACAACAAACTTAAAGAGCCGCCGGTAGAGGCAGCGCTGCAAGCACCTGCTCAAGAGGTTTTGCTTACAGAGATAAGAGACCTTCTTAAAAAATAG
- a CDS encoding DNA polymerase I, whose product MLLKTITIIDTFGFFFRSYYALPPLRNSEGFPTGLLTGFINLIDSLHREHSTEYLVFALDSKTKTFRSDLYGEYKAHREPPPEDLLKQLPVAIEWIEQMGFANLTRDGFEADDVIATVTKFAKEKGMKVRIVSHDKDLYQLIDDGRVVMVDSVKKKEIDEAGCIEKFGVNPRDFVDFQALLGDSSDNVPGVKGIGQKGASQLINQYHTLEAIYADIENCGTPRIQKLLLEGKEKAFLSRKLVRMRTDVFEEVDLQNFVFEDRNYLSCLIDQFEKYEMKQAIRKSELREGERGCPVPIPQKKYSSLSFGAVTLDTKEKLEAVVDNLDEDAIIAFDTETTGLDTKSAKMVGFSFCVSENKAYYVPVGHAYLGIESQVDIQDALRVLKKLLTHKTIGQNLKFDFSLLYNQYGFSEITPFADTMIMAWLNNPEAKVGLDALAERFFNYKMKPFKEMVKKGENFSSVHIGEAAFYAAEDAWMTYLLYFSLKKRMELGGLISLLEEAKNVEYPFINVLARMERAGIKVNIRHLMSLQKSLRLDLEHLTGEIYALAESEFNIKSTQQLGNILFQKLGLKGVKKTKTGYSTNEAVLQTLKDEHPIISKLLVYREYQKMLSTYVDPLLKLAEEDKDHRIYTSFIQTGTATGRLSSKEPNLQNIPVRSELGRSVRQAFVAKEGYKLVSIDYSQIELRLLAHFSGDKALSDAFVNQEDIHLATAARLFGEAEAKSKRNVAKSVNFGLLYGMGQRKLAEDIGITPVEAKEIIRSYFASFPTVKRFLEEIQERVKIDGYVETILGRRRLFDYENANAMQKAAFLRESVNTVFQGSAADLIKLSMNHIDAMILEENLDASMLLQIHDELIFEIKEEIAESLSKRFTYVMEHILKLNVPLVCSVSMGDSWGELK is encoded by the coding sequence ATGCTATTGAAAACAATCACGATCATTGACACTTTTGGCTTCTTTTTTCGGTCTTACTATGCGCTTCCTCCTTTGCGTAATTCAGAAGGTTTCCCTACAGGCCTATTGACCGGATTTATCAATTTGATTGATTCGCTGCATCGTGAACACAGCACGGAGTATTTGGTTTTTGCGCTTGACAGCAAAACGAAGACATTCAGAAGCGACCTTTACGGGGAATATAAGGCGCACCGCGAGCCTCCTCCGGAAGATCTCCTCAAGCAACTTCCTGTGGCTATTGAGTGGATAGAGCAGATGGGTTTTGCAAACCTTACAAGGGATGGTTTCGAGGCAGATGATGTGATCGCCACTGTCACAAAATTTGCTAAAGAAAAAGGCATGAAAGTCCGCATCGTTTCACATGATAAAGACTTATACCAGCTGATTGACGACGGACGTGTCGTGATGGTTGATTCAGTAAAGAAAAAAGAGATTGATGAGGCAGGATGTATCGAAAAGTTTGGGGTAAATCCGCGTGATTTTGTTGACTTTCAAGCACTTTTGGGAGATTCGTCTGACAATGTGCCCGGCGTCAAAGGGATAGGACAAAAAGGAGCAAGCCAGCTGATCAACCAATATCATACCCTTGAAGCGATTTATGCAGATATCGAAAATTGCGGCACGCCGCGCATTCAAAAGCTGCTGCTGGAAGGAAAAGAAAAAGCCTTTTTATCGAGAAAACTTGTGAGGATGCGAACGGATGTTTTTGAGGAGGTCGATCTGCAGAATTTTGTTTTTGAGGACAGGAACTATCTTTCGTGCCTGATTGACCAGTTCGAAAAATATGAAATGAAACAGGCGATCAGAAAATCAGAGCTAAGAGAAGGCGAACGGGGGTGCCCGGTTCCAATCCCTCAAAAAAAATATTCTTCTTTGTCTTTCGGGGCTGTAACGCTCGATACCAAAGAGAAACTGGAGGCAGTAGTTGATAATTTGGATGAGGATGCGATCATTGCATTTGACACAGAAACAACGGGTCTGGACACTAAAAGCGCAAAAATGGTTGGATTTAGTTTTTGTGTTTCGGAAAACAAAGCGTACTATGTGCCGGTTGGCCATGCTTATCTCGGTATAGAATCGCAAGTAGATATCCAGGATGCTTTAAGGGTGCTCAAAAAGCTTTTAACACACAAGACAATAGGACAAAATCTTAAATTTGATTTTTCTTTGCTTTACAATCAGTATGGTTTTTCTGAAATTACACCTTTTGCGGATACGATGATTATGGCATGGCTGAATAACCCTGAAGCTAAAGTCGGGCTTGATGCTCTGGCGGAGAGGTTTTTCAACTATAAAATGAAGCCTTTTAAAGAGATGGTTAAAAAAGGAGAAAATTTTTCTTCCGTACATATCGGGGAAGCTGCTTTTTATGCCGCCGAAGATGCATGGATGACCTATCTGCTTTATTTTTCACTTAAAAAACGAATGGAATTGGGCGGCTTGATATCTTTATTAGAGGAAGCAAAAAATGTAGAATATCCTTTTATCAATGTGCTTGCGCGCATGGAGCGGGCAGGAATTAAAGTCAATATCCGGCATCTAATGAGTCTTCAAAAGAGTTTACGTTTGGATTTGGAGCATTTAACCGGGGAGATCTATGCATTGGCAGAAAGCGAATTTAATATCAAATCCACCCAGCAACTAGGAAATATACTTTTTCAAAAATTAGGACTCAAAGGCGTTAAAAAAACAAAAACAGGGTACAGCACCAATGAAGCCGTTCTTCAAACTCTAAAAGACGAACATCCGATTATTTCTAAACTTCTTGTTTACCGTGAATACCAAAAAATGCTTTCCACTTATGTTGATCCCTTGTTGAAATTGGCAGAAGAAGACAAAGATCATCGCATCTATACTTCTTTTATCCAGACCGGAACAGCTACAGGGCGGTTAAGTTCAAAAGAACCGAACTTGCAAAATATTCCTGTACGCTCTGAGCTTGGAAGATCTGTGCGGCAAGCTTTTGTGGCCAAGGAAGGGTATAAACTTGTGAGTATCGATTATTCCCAAATAGAGTTGAGACTGCTTGCGCATTTTTCCGGAGACAAGGCGCTAAGCGATGCATTCGTGAATCAGGAAGACATTCATTTGGCTACGGCGGCTAGATTGTTCGGGGAGGCAGAAGCAAAATCCAAACGTAACGTAGCAAAATCAGTGAATTTTGGTTTGCTTTATGGCATGGGGCAGCGTAAACTTGCCGAGGATATAGGAATTACACCGGTGGAGGCCAAAGAGATTATACGCAGTTATTTCGCCTCTTTTCCTACGGTAAAAAGATTTCTGGAGGAGATACAGGAGCGTGTCAAAATTGATGGATACGTAGAGACGATACTGGGCAGAAGAAGACTGTTTGACTATGAAAATGCCAACGCTATGCAAAAAGCCGCATTTTTGAGAGAATCGGTCAATACGGTTTTTCAGGGATCGGCAGCGGACCTTATTAAGCTTTCGATGAATCATATAGATGCGATGATTCTTGAAGAGAATTTGGATGCATCGATGCTTTTACAGATACACGATGAACTGATCTTTGAGATCAAAGAAGAGATCGCAGAATCGCTATCCAAACGGTTTACGTATGTGATGGAACATATTTTAAAACTCAATGTGCCGTTAGTCTGCTCGGTGAGCATGGGAGACAGCTGGGGAGAGTTAAAGTAG
- a CDS encoding cytochrome C biogenesis protein → MRYIFSMKMAVLMLFVFGFIIGAATFIENDYGTLTVKALIYKTKWFELFLAYFTAILVYNIFKYKTYKKNLAVFLFHFSFFVIAIGALITRYVGYEGIMHIREGQSVNMMVSDEKILEAVATFEGKSVSLEKPLYFSTMTQNSLEEDLDVGGKKIHLSLLKYLPTIEHKVAPDPEGKTILELKVSTDEQGKTYYFSKGDLKDFGPFYIGYATSSQTDKPTFLIKEAEDGFKVNFPFAMSFLKMDDKSSGEIDAGDHNFTQRILYRFGSNAIVLKSIHEKSKLETVSSSLKTESGKPEYIELKVSAGDQSREIVCKPMSGQPGELNTIEIDGVRLDLRIGAKTIEVPFAVKLEKFTLERYPGSMTPSSYASDVVLIDKEQNLTMPYKIYMNHILDHRNYRFFQSSYDMDEKGTILSVNHDPGTLPTYVGYFLMTLGMVWSLFLSNGRFQKLLKGARKLQGAAVSILLALMIFNAADLHAKEPEVDPAVKEAISAYDSDHAQKMGKLAVQDYMGRMKPLDTVAHEVVAKITGKSAMFGLEPMQVLLGMITQPEVYQNVPMIKIGHKKIALTLGLPEDAKFAQFSDFFSKEDNSYKIYDAVSDANRKKPLDQSTYDKELIKIDERVNVSYMVYQGTILRIYPQADDVNNKWAAPLEAIKTFESKTRDLVTLSVSAYFQSVAEGLKTGSWTNADLALKGIVKYQKTYGAAVLPSERHIDMEIAYNKLGLFGKLVPLYLLVGLAMLVFAFIHVLKPTFSMKWIMRGALGIFVFGFIMHMIGLGIRWYIAGHAPWSNAYESIVFIAASTALAGILLARHSPFALAGTALLAGITMGVAHMSFINPEITNLVPVLKSYWLMIHVATIISGDGFLGLGSILSLLVLILFIVRGEGGHKNIDRSIKELTNLSEMALIVGLFLLTIGNFLGGVWANESWGRYWGWDPKETWAAVTILIYAAVLHMRFIPALRSIFLYNVVATWAYSTVLMTYFGVNYYLSGLHSYAAGDPVPIPMWVYYAITGLFVLTLLAARNKNLENNV, encoded by the coding sequence ATGAGGTATATTTTTTCGATGAAAATGGCTGTATTAATGCTGTTTGTATTTGGTTTTATAATTGGAGCTGCTACGTTTATAGAGAATGACTATGGAACGCTGACGGTAAAGGCATTGATTTATAAAACGAAATGGTTTGAACTTTTTTTAGCCTATTTCACCGCGATTTTAGTATACAATATTTTTAAATACAAGACATACAAAAAAAACCTGGCAGTCTTTCTTTTCCACTTTTCATTTTTTGTCATTGCCATCGGCGCACTTATTACACGTTATGTCGGGTATGAGGGTATTATGCATATTCGTGAAGGACAAAGTGTCAACATGATGGTTTCCGATGAAAAGATACTTGAGGCTGTAGCTACGTTTGAGGGCAAAAGCGTCTCTCTTGAAAAACCGCTTTATTTTTCTACAATGACCCAAAACAGCCTAGAAGAAGATCTTGATGTGGGCGGCAAAAAAATACATCTCTCTCTTTTGAAATATTTACCCACGATAGAGCACAAAGTGGCTCCTGACCCTGAAGGCAAAACGATTTTAGAATTAAAAGTTTCTACAGACGAACAGGGAAAAACATACTATTTCAGCAAAGGCGATTTGAAAGATTTTGGCCCATTTTATATCGGATATGCTACCTCTTCGCAAACCGATAAACCCACATTTCTGATCAAAGAAGCCGAAGACGGATTTAAGGTTAATTTTCCTTTTGCCATGTCTTTTCTTAAGATGGATGACAAAAGTTCCGGTGAAATTGATGCAGGCGATCATAATTTTACACAAAGAATACTTTATCGTTTCGGAAGCAACGCAATAGTTTTAAAATCTATTCATGAAAAATCAAAACTTGAAACCGTTTCAAGCAGTCTCAAAACAGAATCGGGAAAACCTGAATATATTGAACTAAAAGTGAGTGCGGGTGATCAAAGCAGGGAGATTGTATGCAAGCCAATGAGCGGACAACCAGGGGAATTAAATACGATAGAGATTGACGGGGTGCGTCTTGATTTGCGCATCGGAGCAAAAACCATAGAAGTACCGTTTGCCGTTAAGCTTGAAAAGTTTACATTGGAACGTTACCCGGGCTCTATGACCCCTTCATCGTATGCAAGTGATGTTGTGCTTATAGATAAAGAACAAAATCTTACGATGCCATATAAAATCTACATGAATCATATTCTTGATCACAGAAATTATCGTTTTTTTCAATCTTCTTACGATATGGATGAAAAAGGAACCATTCTTTCTGTGAACCATGATCCCGGCACGCTTCCTACCTATGTGGGATATTTTCTGATGACATTGGGAATGGTTTGGAGTTTATTTTTGTCGAACGGAAGGTTTCAAAAATTGCTTAAGGGGGCACGCAAACTACAGGGGGCTGCAGTTTCAATCTTGTTGGCGTTGATGATTTTTAATGCCGCAGATCTTCATGCCAAAGAACCGGAAGTAGATCCTGCAGTGAAAGAGGCAATATCGGCATACGATAGTGATCATGCTCAAAAAATGGGAAAACTTGCGGTGCAAGATTATATGGGGCGCATGAAGCCCTTGGATACTGTAGCACATGAAGTAGTGGCAAAAATTACAGGCAAAAGTGCAATGTTTGGTTTGGAGCCTATGCAAGTACTGTTGGGAATGATCACGCAGCCCGAAGTGTATCAAAATGTGCCAATGATTAAGATCGGACACAAGAAAATAGCTTTGACACTCGGCCTGCCCGAAGATGCGAAGTTTGCTCAATTTTCCGATTTCTTCAGTAAGGAAGATAACAGCTATAAGATTTATGATGCAGTGAGTGATGCAAACCGTAAAAAACCTTTAGACCAAAGCACTTACGACAAAGAGCTTATAAAGATAGACGAGAGGGTAAATGTCTCATATATGGTTTATCAAGGGACTATATTGCGCATTTATCCCCAAGCGGATGACGTAAATAACAAGTGGGCTGCACCGCTTGAGGCCATTAAGACGTTTGAATCAAAAACACGCGATTTGGTGACACTAAGCGTTTCGGCTTATTTTCAATCGGTAGCAGAAGGGTTAAAAACAGGCAGCTGGACAAATGCGGATTTAGCTCTAAAAGGAATAGTAAAGTATCAAAAAACCTATGGCGCAGCCGTACTTCCAAGCGAACGGCACATTGATATGGAGATTGCCTACAATAAACTCGGCTTGTTTGGCAAATTGGTACCCTTGTATCTTTTGGTGGGTCTAGCGATGCTGGTGTTTGCCTTTATTCATGTTCTTAAGCCGACATTTTCTATGAAATGGATTATGCGCGGGGCATTGGGTATCTTTGTTTTTGGCTTTATAATGCATATGATTGGTTTGGGTATCCGTTGGTATATCGCGGGACATGCCCCGTGGTCAAATGCTTATGAGTCTATCGTGTTTATCGCAGCCTCCACCGCTTTGGCCGGAATCTTGCTGGCCAGACATTCTCCTTTTGCTTTAGCAGGTACGGCACTTTTGGCAGGTATCACTATGGGGGTGGCACATATGAGTTTTATCAATCCTGAGATCACCAATCTTGTGCCTGTATTGAAATCGTACTGGTTGATGATTCATGTAGCAACAATTATTTCCGGTGACGGTTTCTTGGGATTGGGTTCTATCTTGTCTTTGCTGGTACTTATTCTTTTTATTGTTAGAGGAGAGGGCGGGCATAAAAACATCGACCGCTCTATTAAAGAATTGACCAATCTGTCAGAAATGGCATTGATCGTAGGACTTTTCTTGCTTACAATAGGAAATTTCCTTGGCGGTGTCTGGGCAAACGAAAGTTGGGGACGCTACTGGGGATGGGATCCAAAAGAGACATGGGCAGCGGTGACTATTCTTATTTATGCGGCAGTTTTGCATATGAGATTTATCCCCGCACTCAGATCAATTTTTCTTTACAATGTTGTTGCGACATGGGCTTACAGCACAGTATTGATGACCTATTTTGGAGTAAACTATTACCTTTCAGGATTGCACTCCTATGCAGCGGGTGATCCTGTGCCGATTCCTATGTGGGTATATTATGCAATCACGGGATTGTTTGTTCTTACGCTTTTGGCAGCAAGAAATAAAAATCTAGAAAATAACGTTTAA